The genomic interval GGGTTCGAATCCCACTCTTGTCAtttagtttttttttttgtttttcggGATAGTTCGTGGTTTGTTTTTGTTGCAGTAAAAACAATAATGGTTTTTAGTGGCAAGCAACTGTAGAGCTCTTTCCCATGCTGCGAACTCAGGGCAATCAACATCACGTGACACGTGTTTGTTTTGCTTGGAATGCGGTCACCTGACCCGCACCAAAACATTGAGTCGCTCGGACAACACGCTGTTTATCATCGTCCATCCCATCATCCCATCTCGACTTCccaccgcggcggcgacttCAGCATTGGTCGTTCGGCAAACCCCGTTGTAGGTTGCATTGAGTCTGGTGCATTTCtctttttttattctttcttttttctttcccatcccGGCCTCCGCACGTCGCCAAATTCGAATGGTCATCAACACCAGTCCAAACACGACAGACCACCTCCCTGGTTACGGGCTTCTCGACAACCACACCACCGCTAGCCCAACTACACAATGCCCCACGAACTTGGTGAGCTTGCCTTTGAGTTATTTGCGCGTCGCATTTCATTGCTAACACCCCATTCTCTCAGCCCGAGCCCCTTCGCAGGGAAGCGCGGTGTCGCAAACAACCCAGATGGCTCCACTGAGTCGACCGGGCACAGCCGATGCTATGAGAGCGCGTTCAGAGACTGTCCTCTCCAGGAACAgtcgtcgtcctcgttctAGAGGCTCTACAGCCAGTATTCATTCCAGCACCACCCAACAAACCCAGGACCAGCACATCGGCGACTTTCCCCAGTTCATGTCCTCCCATGTTTCAGGGGGACAGCATGTTTTTGGGAACAACCCTGAAGACATGATCATGCGCTTCGGACACCACCTATCGCATCAGTCCAACGGCGCGCCGCTCGACCACAGCATGCAAGAGGTTATCAACCGCCCGGATGATTTTCCGAACCATGCGATGCACGGCCACAGTCTACCTCCCGATATGCCCAACGGTATGCCCAACGTTTCGCAATATCCATCCATGTATGACAGTGGTGTGGAGAACCATCTGCCGGATCATGTTTTGGACGACCACGATACATCAGAAGCAGGcccaaagaagaagagaggctCCAGCTCGACCCTTGCGAACGATAACGAGTTACGGAAGTTGCTTCGCCAATACGAAGGATACAACATGAAGCAGATGGCAACCGAAGTCATGAAGCACGAAGGTGCTGGCGGCAAGGCTGAAAAGGTGAAGCAGGTTTTTGCCATGATCTGGTGAGGAAACCCATATCTTTATTTTGTCTACTAGGTCTGACTTCAGGTAATAGGCTGCGAGAGAACTGCCGGAAAAGCACCAGCTCTGTGCGGCGTGATCGCGTGTACTGCTGTTACGCAGAGCGATGCGGGACAGAGCGAGTCTCGGTCCTGAATCCCGCATCGTTTGGCAAACTGGTTCGAATTATCTTCCCCAATGTCCAGACTCGACGTCTTGGTGTTCGGGGCGAATCTAAGTATCACTACGTGGATTTGTCGGTCATCGAGGAAAAGCAACAGAAGCCTTCACCACTCAACCCTCAGGCCACCCCGAATCCGAACATGTCTGCTGGCCTTCCAGAGAGCAGACCGGCTAGCGCGATGCGTGTTGGGAGGTATGATGGCACTCATTCCGATGAGCGTGCCCATGCTGACGGCCGCTTTAGCGTGAGCATTCCCCAGCCCACTACGGACACGGCCGTGTTCCCTTCACCTACAACATCTTTTGCACCAAGACTTTCAACAACAAATGCCTCTGCTGCGGGCTGTACTTGTCAGTCTCACTCTTCGTCTGGGTCGGATGCCGCCATCACCGGCGACAACGTGGCGCAACAGGCCGGAAAGATGATCCATCAGATGCTTCAATTCCCGACAGACGAAATCCCTTCCTCGGTTGACAACGACTCTCTGCAGCTCCCTGACATTCAAGGGTACTTGCCTGCAAATACAGATTTGAAGGTGGCTGCCGCCCTTGCAGCCCTCTATCGATCACACTGCATTTCGGTGATCGACAGCTTCCGATACTGCAAGGAGCGCAACCTTCTGAAATATTTCTCCGCATTTCATGGCACTCTGACCGTCCCGGTCCAGAAGCTGCTGACACACCCAAATCTCGCACCCTGGATTAAGGAGTGTGACTGGTTGATGTACCAGAAGATGATTGCCTTTGTTGCACCCCTCACGACCCAGGTGGTCCCGAAGGTGGTCCTTGATGCTTTTGGCTCTATTTCACAGAGACTTTGCGGCCACATTGCCGACACCTTCAAGACGCAACCATTACATGTCTCGCTAGCGCGATTGATCCCGGCACACATCTTTTGCAATCTTCTCAAGCACATGCTGGATGTGAACCAGGCTGCTAATGCCGCCGCGGCCTGGCTTTGCCACCCAGACAACCGTAACCAAATGTGGTTCGACTTCAAGACTCTTGTTGACCCCAAGAATATGCTCACAAAGGCCAACATCCCGACTTGCGCCGAGCGAGCAACCGAGCAGATTCTAAAGCATGATCTGCGGGCTCTGCTCACTCCTTTGAGTGATCCGGATACCTCAACAGgcttgcccttcttccaTAAACCtgacctggaagaagaccTCGCTGCCCACAAGTTCCCCGTGGAAAGCGCCACGGGAGACGAATACAACTTCCCGGATAAATGGGTGTCATTTATCTTAAACCTGCCTGCAATCTTCAGTCATCACCAGACACAGTGCATCATTGAAAAGGTGGATGCTCTGTGGGACAGCGTTCTTCATCGATTGACCCTAGGCGGTGCGGCCAGCTTCAGCGCCTGGTGGATGACCAAGGTGTTCTTCCATGAGATGATGCTTTGGCAAGCGGAGAAGGGTGGCTTCATGCGAAACAGTCCTGGATCTTTACAAAACGCAACCTTTGGCCCGGAGCAGACTGGGGTGGGCAACTTCCACTCCCAACAGGGTCTCTCGCCCGACCAAAAAGACTTATTCATGACATCCGAGGCGCCCAGCGACTCACAGCCCCCGCCAAGTGCCAATTCGCAGTCTGACCCAAACGGCGCGCGAACCGTCGGGCGCAGACCAACTGAGGTCTCCGAAGCGAAGAATGTGGCCAACGAGAAGCACTTATCTCTCACAGAGCAGGGGTTTCAAGCACCTAATAACGACGATAGCGCCATCGACCTGGAAGATGACCCCATCCTGATGGCCGTCGGTAAATACGGAGACATGATGGCCTCCGACCCAGCAGACGCTGAGGGTGACGTGGTCGTCATCTAATGCTTAAGTCTGGTGTGTCAGGGAGTATGAGTTTTAATTATTTGGGTCTGTTCATGGTTTTTGGAGTTGGAAAGAAATATCCTATACGTTTTCTACCGGattggctttttttttctgctggCAAGGTGTTGTTTTTGTGCTGTATAGGTGCGTGGCGGTTGGCTGCCTAGGTTTTGGATCGGGAACGGCGTTGTctgtgtttctttttcttttgttctATGCACGACGAGATGAGCCATGAGAACCGAACTCGCATGTTTGAGATCCTCTCATGACCTGTCATTGAATCACTGTTTTTCTTCTCAAACCTCAACCTACACACCACATTTAATTGGCGTGGCGAGAATCCTGTTGGTGGTTTCCTCGCTTTCCCTTCCTCGCTGTCTCTTTGATCGAACGTTTCTGCTGTGCTGTTTGATTGCTGCAAGGACGTGTCGCTCTGCCTTTGCTTGTATATAGCTTGGTCCCACAATACGTACCGGATTTATCCTCCAGCTTGAGGTTGATTACTGTTCAGGCTGTAGCTAGCCGCTTTATAAAGGCTGTCTCTATAAAGAGTCCTGTCACACTTGCAAAGAATGTTTGCATTGCTCCCTGCTCTTCCACATCAGACAGGAAGAAAGCAAAATGCCCACAACAGGGATATAATTGCTTTAATCAGGCCATGTAGCAGTGATCCATTGGGATTGTCAGTCCATCTGGAGATAGTAATTGGAACTGGTCCCATATCGGATACTTTTTGCAAGTTTAATACCCCTGATTGGATTACGCACGGTCGCCATTCGACTATACTCTTTGTGGAAGGAAAAGCCTTATTTCCCACAATGTCTCAAAACATAATAAGTCAACATCAGGAATTTTTTTCGTTTCATGAATGCTGTGAATTACGTTGATATATGAATAACGAGTTCTGCTACTTTTTCTGTCTGATCACAGAGAAAGAACACTTTGAAAATGACGATGCAAAACTTGCTTCGAGTCCACCGGGAGATCCAAGATGTCAATGAAGATTTTCATTCGCTTAGGACAGTCCTGAAGGAAACAGGCAACAAATTCAAATGGAATTTTGTCATGTTCCCCAATGACGGAGCGTTAGCGCATCTGCCCCTAATTGGCGAACTCATCATTCGAGAGGCCTATCCAGACGAGCCTCCTGTCCTTCATCTCTTTACTGTCACACTCCGGAGCAATGTCGACATCGAGCGCGAATACAGCATCGACAAAGATGATCGGAGTACAATGTGCTTCGATATTCTACGCAGTAAAAGAAACGGGGGAACCTGGAACCCTGACTATACAATCACCTGTCTCTTTGCCAGCCTGATGCAAGCCTTGGTGACGCCCCGAGTTCCCCAGGTACATGGACCGGACAAGCCTGAGTTCGTCAGTATGGGCAAGCTTAAAGATATTAAGCAGTCGGTGC from Penicillium psychrofluorescens genome assembly, chromosome: 5 carries:
- a CDS encoding uncharacterized protein (ID:PFLUO_008344-T1.cds;~source:funannotate), which codes for MPHELARAPSQGSAVSQTTQMAPLSRPGTADAMRARSETVLSRNSRRPRSRGSTASIHSSTTQQTQDQHIGDFPQFMSSHVSGGQHVFGNNPEDMIMRFGHHLSHQSNGAPLDHSMQEVINRPDDFPNHAMHGHSLPPDMPNGMPNVSQYPSMYDSGVENHLPDHVLDDHDTSEAGPKKKRGSSSTLANDNELRKLLRQYEGYNMKQMATEVMKHEGAGGKAEKVKQVFAMIWLRENCRKSTSSVRRDRVYCCYAERCGTERVSVLNPASFGKLVRIIFPNVQTRRLGVRGESKYHYVDLSVIEEKQQKPSPLNPQATPNPNMSAGLPESRPASAMRVGSVSIPQPTTDTAVFPSPTTSFAPRLSTTNASAAGCTCQSHSSSGSDAAITGDNVAQQAGKMIHQMLQFPTDEIPSSVDNDSLQLPDIQGYLPANTDLKVAAALAALYRSHCISVIDSFRYCKERNLLKYFSAFHGTLTVPVQKLLTHPNLAPWIKECDWLMYQKMIAFVAPLTTQVVPKVVLDAFGSISQRLCGHIADTFKTQPLHVSLARLIPAHIFCNLLKHMLDVNQAANAAAAWLCHPDNRNQMWFDFKTLVDPKNMLTKANIPTCAERATEQILKHDLRALLTPLSDPDTSTGLPFFHKPDLEEDLAAHKFPVESATGDEYNFPDKWVSFILNLPAIFSHHQTQCIIEKVDALWDSVLHRLTLGGAASFSAWWMTKVFFHEMMLWQAEKGGFMRNSPGSLQNATFGPEQTGVGNFHSQQGLSPDQKDLFMTSEAPSDSQPPPSANSQSDPNGARTVGRRPTEVSEAKNVANEKHLSLTEQGFQAPNNDDSAIDLEDDPILMAVGKYGDMMASDPADAEGDVVVI